The following proteins are co-located in the Campylobacter concisus genome:
- a CDS encoding adenylosuccinate lyase: MKVTQTLESLSILTDNDTLFRELRDMISRNFTKILSNKNKVISFYEESEIPQRKCFLKFIKKLYEKQSDDKLDIRFANYKTIKLGFVQKNTLTPVISLNVNFVKNEVKFELKDTLCRDFASYISESLVKSNVAFGKNDDFLNITISNDNDINTLNKLFYKRSYPKFSVNFIYDEKDYKAFKQGIKIKSSSKFVSRFSVLANLLEENFGILGCKKDDDFETIRQSYLSLVNIYHPDRHANKNPLIQEEYAKKFKNIQSAYESLKPYFKNQENFVMVG, from the coding sequence ATGAAAGTTACGCAAACATTAGAATCTCTAAGCATTTTAACTGATAATGACACTTTGTTTCGTGAGCTTAGAGATATGATAAGCAGAAATTTTACAAAAATTTTATCTAATAAAAATAAGGTTATTTCGTTTTACGAAGAGAGCGAGATCCCACAACGCAAGTGCTTTTTAAAATTTATAAAAAAACTTTATGAAAAGCAAAGTGATGATAAGCTTGATATTCGTTTTGCAAACTATAAAACCATAAAGCTTGGCTTTGTTCAAAAAAATACCCTAACTCCAGTCATTAGTCTAAACGTAAATTTTGTAAAAAATGAAGTCAAATTTGAACTAAAAGATACACTTTGCAGAGATTTTGCTAGCTATATCAGCGAGAGTCTAGTAAAAAGCAATGTTGCTTTTGGCAAAAATGATGATTTTTTAAACATCACCATCTCAAACGACAACGACATAAACACATTAAACAAACTATTCTACAAAAGAAGCTACCCAAAATTTAGCGTAAATTTTATCTATGATGAAAAAGACTACAAAGCCTTTAAACAAGGCATAAAAATAAAAAGCTCATCTAAATTTGTAAGCAGATTTTCTGTGCTTGCAAATTTACTTGAGGAAAATTTTGGGATTTTGGGTTGCAAAAAAGATGATGACTTTGAAACTATCAGACAAAGCTATCTTTCACTCGTAAATATCTATCATCCAGACAGGCACGCCAACAAAAATCCTCTCATACAAGAAGAATACGCAAAGAAATTTAAAAATATTCAATCTGCTTATGAGAGCCTAAAACCATACTTTAAAAATCAAGAAAATTTTGTGATGGTTGGCTAG
- a CDS encoding RNA polymerase factor sigma-54: MLRQKQTLAPKIKLNQTLRSWLPILQSGLDELKETLEPFIKDNPFATIEHKNLEKSEKKRNFFEQVSRNSVTESIEALSIYKESLYEKLVSQINPPLFPTQKSQDIAYKIIECLDDEGYFSYDDEIFAGFNEDEVERVRARFAYLEPCGVGAKDVKESFLFQLNEIEASDEIIECARKIILNFENIEKLRKLKFYDDALKIIKKFKNPPAIEYLEDEKEAVPDIFVLSTSSGISVQINDEYYPEILVDTEGLDEKEAFVSSRIKEASELIDALEMRKATLYKIGLMIVEYQYDYFLGGDIKPMKLKDLADELGRNPSTISRAIANKYLSCSRGMVALKNFFSTGFDEEISNAAIKEFLLELIKGEDHKKPLSDLKIQKLIQAKFNIQIVRRTITKYRKILNIGSSSQRKRVYQING, translated from the coding sequence ATGCTAAGGCAAAAGCAAACTTTAGCACCAAAGATCAAACTAAACCAAACGCTAAGAAGCTGGCTTCCTATCCTTCAAAGCGGGCTTGATGAGCTAAAAGAGACGCTTGAGCCTTTTATAAAAGACAATCCATTTGCCACGATCGAACATAAAAATTTAGAAAAAAGCGAAAAAAAACGAAATTTTTTCGAGCAGGTCAGTAGAAATTCTGTTACTGAGAGTATCGAGGCTTTAAGCATCTACAAAGAAAGCCTCTATGAAAAGCTCGTTAGCCAGATAAATCCACCACTTTTCCCCACGCAAAAGTCACAAGATATCGCATATAAGATTATCGAGTGCTTAGATGATGAGGGATATTTTTCTTATGATGATGAAATTTTTGCTGGCTTTAATGAGGACGAAGTGGAGCGGGTTAGGGCAAGATTTGCCTACCTTGAGCCCTGTGGCGTTGGCGCAAAGGATGTAAAAGAGAGCTTTTTGTTTCAGCTAAATGAGATAGAGGCGAGTGATGAGATCATAGAGTGCGCAAGAAAGATCATCTTAAATTTTGAAAACATAGAAAAGCTTAGAAAGCTAAAATTTTACGACGACGCGCTAAAGATCATAAAAAAATTTAAAAATCCCCCAGCCATTGAGTATCTCGAAGATGAAAAAGAGGCGGTGCCTGATATCTTCGTGCTAAGCACAAGCAGTGGCATAAGTGTGCAGATAAATGATGAGTACTATCCAGAAATTTTGGTTGATACCGAGGGATTAGACGAGAAAGAGGCCTTTGTAAGCTCACGTATAAAAGAGGCGAGCGAGCTCATAGACGCACTTGAGATGAGAAAAGCGACGCTTTATAAGATAGGGCTTATGATAGTTGAGTATCAGTATGACTACTTCTTGGGCGGCGACATAAAGCCAATGAAGCTAAAAGACCTAGCAGACGAGCTTGGGCGCAACCCATCAACCATATCAAGAGCGATCGCAAACAAATATCTAAGCTGTTCAAGAGGCATGGTCGCACTTAAAAATTTCTTTTCAACTGGCTTTGACGAGGAGATCTCAAACGCTGCGATAAAGGAATTTTTACTAGAGCTCATTAAAGGCGAAGACCACAAAAAGCCACTTTCTGATCTAAAAATCCAAAAGCTCATACAAGCTAAATTTAACATCCAAATCGTTCGCCGAACTATCACAAAATACCGCAAAATTCTAAACATTGGCAGCTCAAGCCAGCGAAAAAGAGTCTATCAGATAAACGGCTAA
- the lptB gene encoding LPS export ABC transporter ATP-binding protein, with protein MHKLEVKDLKKTIKKSEIIKGISLEVNSGEVVGLLGPNGAGKTTTFYMICGLISPTSGDVFLNDEKITNVPLHKRAHLGIGYLPQESSIFKELSVEENLLLGAEILDQNTEEISKKVNEMLNMLNIEPIRLRKGVSLSGGERRRCEIARSLIIKPKFLLLDEPFAGVDPIAVSDIQSIVRDLKKLGIGVLITDHNVRETLAICDRAYVIKDGSLLASGSASEVANNKLVRTHYLGEEFKLLE; from the coding sequence GTGCATAAACTAGAAGTAAAAGATCTAAAAAAGACGATTAAGAAAAGTGAGATCATAAAAGGTATATCTTTAGAGGTAAATAGCGGCGAAGTCGTGGGGCTTCTTGGGCCAAATGGCGCTGGAAAGACTACCACTTTTTATATGATTTGCGGGCTCATCTCGCCAACTAGCGGAGATGTCTTTTTAAATGATGAAAAGATCACAAATGTCCCGCTTCACAAAAGAGCGCACCTTGGTATTGGCTATTTGCCGCAAGAGTCAAGCATCTTTAAAGAGCTAAGTGTAGAAGAAAATTTACTTCTTGGAGCTGAAATTTTAGACCAAAATACGGAAGAGATCTCTAAAAAAGTAAATGAGATGCTAAATATGCTAAACATTGAGCCTATTCGTCTAAGAAAGGGCGTTAGCCTAAGTGGTGGCGAGCGCAGACGCTGTGAGATCGCTAGAAGTCTCATCATAAAGCCAAAATTTTTACTGCTCGATGAGCCATTTGCAGGCGTCGATCCTATCGCAGTTAGCGACATCCAAAGTATCGTTAGAGACCTTAAAAAGCTAGGCATCGGCGTTTTGATAACTGACCACAACGTCCGTGAGACACTAGCTATTTGTGACAGGGCCTACGTCATCAAAGATGGCTCACTTCTAGCAAGTGGCAGTGCGAGTGAAGTAGCAAACAACAAGCTCGTTAGAACGCACTATCTTGGCGAAGAATTTAAGCTGCTTGAGTAG
- the tsaE gene encoding tRNA (adenosine(37)-N6)-threonylcarbamoyltransferase complex ATPase subunit type 1 TsaE — protein MVFELLENELDRLVRVLPKSGVVLLSGDLASGKTTLVKAIIKAHGIDESVTSPTFSLMQIYGKDIYHYDIYQIGFDGMAKNGLFENLFEDGLHLVEWGDENLEKALKKNGESYTLVKISPSKNGRKYEVISA, from the coding sequence ATGGTTTTTGAGCTTTTAGAAAATGAGCTTGATAGGCTTGTGCGGGTGCTGCCAAAAAGTGGCGTGGTGCTACTAAGTGGCGATCTAGCAAGTGGCAAAACGACGCTTGTAAAGGCGATCATCAAGGCTCATGGCATAGATGAGAGCGTGACGTCGCCGACATTTTCTTTGATGCAAATTTATGGTAAAGATATCTACCACTACGACATTTACCAGATCGGATTTGACGGGATGGCAAAAAATGGTCTTTTTGAAAATTTATTTGAAGATGGGCTTCATCTAGTAGAGTGGGGCGATGAAAATTTAGAAAAAGCTCTAAAGAAAAACGGCGAGAGCTATACATTAGTAAAAATTTCTCCTAGCAAAAATGGCAGAAAATACGAGGTTATAAGTGCATAA
- a CDS encoding RNA-binding S4 domain-containing protein, with protein MRVDKFLNVVNITKRRAVSEDMCKSGVVSINGVQAKAAKDVKVGDVVSIKFLTREARYEVLAIPTTKSIPKSAQSEYVKEL; from the coding sequence ATGAGAGTAGATAAATTTTTAAACGTAGTAAATATCACCAAAAGGCGTGCCGTTAGCGAAGATATGTGCAAAAGCGGCGTTGTGAGCATCAACGGCGTGCAGGCAAAAGCGGCAAAAGATGTTAAGGTTGGCGATGTGGTTAGCATCAAATTTCTAACGCGCGAGGCGAGATATGAGGTGCTAGCGATCCCAACTACAAAAAGCATACCAAAAAGCGCTCAAAGCGAATATGTAAAAGAGCTTTGA
- a CDS encoding alpha/beta hydrolase, whose amino-acid sequence MVRAFKFLLFTLGVTQALHAGPSQTPEPLSQKAASKFEISTFKMSANDEIYKIFTAKLKGQNEFKNVLFLLDANAQFNMLLNEFDGSSAPLIIGIGYDTDKSYDVEKRTRDLTTKADGEEFSKGGGADVFYHFLTKNLVPLIDEKFNVQNSQKSLYGHSFGGLFTLYAMLKNECIFQNFFIASPSLWWGESEILKQNVSEGKFKEKLKAKFVFLSVGELEKRKGKTDKADILKASDLAQILKQSGVNSHFELFKNETHGSVIPLNLKELLKYLKD is encoded by the coding sequence ATGGTAAGAGCGTTTAAATTTTTGCTTTTTACGCTTGGTGTAACGCAGGCTTTGCATGCAGGACCTAGCCAAACGCCTGAGCCACTTAGCCAGAAAGCTGCTAGTAAATTTGAAATTTCAACCTTTAAAATGAGTGCAAATGATGAAATTTATAAAATTTTCACAGCCAAGCTAAAGGGGCAAAATGAGTTTAAGAACGTGCTTTTCTTGCTTGATGCAAATGCCCAGTTTAATATGCTTTTAAATGAATTTGACGGCTCATCTGCCCCACTAATAATAGGCATAGGATATGATACAGACAAAAGTTACGATGTAGAAAAACGCACAAGAGATCTCACGACAAAGGCAGATGGTGAGGAGTTTAGCAAAGGTGGTGGCGCAGATGTGTTTTACCACTTTTTAACTAAAAATTTAGTCCCACTAATCGATGAGAAATTTAACGTGCAAAATAGCCAAAAAAGCCTTTATGGCCACTCTTTTGGTGGTCTTTTCACGCTTTATGCCATGCTTAAAAATGAGTGTATTTTTCAAAATTTCTTTATCGCTTCACCATCTCTTTGGTGGGGCGAGTCTGAAATTTTAAAGCAAAACGTGAGCGAGGGTAAATTTAAAGAGAAACTAAAGGCTAAATTCGTCTTTCTTAGCGTTGGCGAGCTTGAAAAGAGAAAGGGCAAGACTGACAAAGCTGACATTTTAAAGGCGAGCGATCTAGCCCAAATTTTAAAGCAAAGTGGCGTAAATTCTCACTTTGAGCTTTTTAAAAATGAGACGCACGGCAGCGTCATACCTCTAAATTTAAAAGAGCTTTTAAAATATCTGAAGGATTAA
- a CDS encoding TonB-dependent receptor domain-containing protein, with amino-acid sequence MRKTKFIAICLSACVANSLFGAEHKDNNETRLDGVVISASGFSQQIKEAPASISVIGGDELTKDSFTSLHSIAQKVPGVNVVGGEDGPASGISIRGMESSQTLVLIDGKRVNSSSANPKGGAGDMNSNFIPPAEAIERIEVIRGPMSSLYGSDAVGGVINIITKKDFSKFSGNVGISTTINTHKGIGDGRQGDFYLNLPLYKDLFALQLWGYKKLRDEDNYKGGYQKSDKRNLSAKLWITPDEHNKFFIFGSNERHDYSRTVGKSATTRTNRLLNAYDYEKKSYGVGYLGEFDNLNADLSYIYDETQRTSLFDSLIPAKAKNHNFNSKFTTFLGAHALTFGYDFSKQNVGTTFIVSNASRNGLKNPKSYSMSEHAGFIEDEWQILDEKLFLTLGSRLTHNEFFGNHLSPRAYLVYNATDTLSLKGGVATGYKTPNVNQISPEVGTIQNAWKIVDFGNKDLKPEKSMTYEVGAYYDNQADFRGSVTLFKNEFKDKILDTDNSNVNKIPAFGTCSGAPSVNCPGWGTYFNIEGVTVWGVELSGDYDILSNLNLSSNYTYNKSKIKTGNPTINTPRGPMKFSETNLARLDGKSLTATPEHAFHATLAYKPIKSVKTFFTTNYESKLTSVKFGPGNKVSENNKNLLTFDTGVSWDANKHLTLSLNAYNIFDKVRYDEALADDGNYYWYPQEGRRFWFKVAAKW; translated from the coding sequence GTGAGAAAAACAAAATTTATTGCCATCTGCCTTAGCGCTTGCGTGGCAAATTCGCTCTTTGGAGCAGAGCATAAAGACAATAACGAAACAAGGCTTGATGGCGTTGTAATAAGTGCGAGTGGCTTTTCGCAGCAGATCAAAGAAGCACCTGCGAGCATAAGCGTGATAGGTGGTGATGAGCTTACAAAAGATAGCTTTACTTCACTTCATTCAATCGCCCAGAAAGTGCCAGGCGTAAATGTCGTCGGTGGCGAGGATGGTCCAGCTAGCGGTATCTCGATACGCGGTATGGAAAGCTCTCAAACGCTAGTTTTAATTGATGGCAAAAGGGTAAATTCAAGTAGCGCAAACCCAAAGGGTGGAGCAGGGGATATGAACTCAAATTTCATCCCACCAGCCGAGGCGATCGAGCGTATAGAGGTCATCCGTGGTCCTATGAGCTCGCTTTATGGTAGCGACGCAGTTGGTGGCGTGATAAATATCATCACTAAAAAAGATTTTTCAAAATTTAGTGGCAATGTCGGCATCTCAACCACTATAAACACGCATAAAGGCATAGGTGATGGCAGGCAAGGTGACTTTTATCTAAATCTACCTCTTTATAAAGACCTTTTTGCACTCCAGCTTTGGGGCTATAAAAAGCTAAGAGATGAGGACAACTATAAAGGCGGATATCAAAAGAGCGATAAGAGAAATTTAAGTGCAAAACTTTGGATCACACCAGATGAGCACAATAAATTTTTTATCTTTGGCTCAAATGAAAGGCATGATTACTCAAGAACTGTTGGAAAGTCAGCCACTACTAGAACAAATAGACTTCTAAACGCCTATGACTATGAGAAAAAGAGCTATGGCGTGGGCTATCTTGGCGAATTTGATAATCTAAATGCCGATCTTAGCTACATTTATGATGAGACACAAAGAACGAGTCTTTTTGACAGCCTCATACCTGCAAAAGCCAAAAATCACAACTTTAATTCAAAATTTACAACCTTTCTTGGTGCTCACGCACTAACTTTTGGCTATGACTTTAGCAAGCAAAATGTTGGTACGACCTTCATCGTCTCAAACGCCTCAAGGAATGGTCTTAAAAATCCAAAAAGCTACTCGATGAGTGAGCATGCGGGATTTATCGAGGATGAGTGGCAAATTTTAGATGAGAAGCTATTTTTAACGCTTGGCTCAAGACTCACGCACAACGAATTCTTTGGCAATCACCTCTCGCCAAGAGCCTACCTAGTCTATAATGCCACAGATACGCTAAGCTTAAAAGGCGGCGTAGCAACTGGCTATAAAACGCCAAATGTTAATCAAATTTCTCCAGAAGTAGGCACTATCCAAAATGCTTGGAAAATAGTTGATTTTGGTAACAAAGATCTAAAACCAGAAAAGAGCATGACTTATGAAGTTGGGGCATATTATGACAATCAGGCTGATTTTAGAGGCTCGGTAACGCTTTTTAAAAATGAATTTAAAGACAAGATCCTAGACACCGACAACAGTAATGTAAATAAAATTCCAGCCTTTGGCACTTGCTCAGGTGCGCCAAGTGTTAATTGTCCTGGCTGGGGAACTTACTTTAACATAGAAGGTGTGACTGTTTGGGGCGTTGAGTTAAGCGGCGACTATGACATCCTTTCAAATCTAAATCTAAGCTCAAACTATACCTATAATAAGTCAAAGATAAAAACTGGCAACCCAACTATAAATACGCCAAGAGGCCCTATGAAATTTAGTGAGACAAATCTAGCCAGACTTGACGGCAAAAGCCTAACAGCAACCCCAGAGCATGCATTTCATGCAACACTTGCTTATAAACCAATTAAGAGTGTAAAAACATTCTTCACCACAAACTATGAGAGTAAGCTTACTAGTGTGAAATTTGGCCCTGGCAATAAGGTGAGTGAAAATAATAAAAATTTACTCACATTTGATACAGGCGTAAGCTGGGATGCAAACAAGCATCTAACGCTTAGCCTAAATGCTTATAATATCTTTGATAAAGTAAGATACGATGAGGCGCTTGCAGACGACGGCAACTACTACTGGTATCCACAAGAGGGCAGGAGATTTTGGTTTAAGGTCGCTGCAAAATGGTAA
- a CDS encoding argininosuccinate synthase, translating into MKKDVKKVVLAYSGGLDTSIILKWLQDEYNCEVVTFTADIGQGEELEPARKKALALGVKPENIFIEDLREEFVRDYVFPMFRANAVYEGEYLLGTSIARPLIAKRQSEIARLVGADGVSHGATGKGNDQVRFELGYYALGDNLTIIAPWREWDLNSREKLLAYAEKNGIDITKKPGKSPYSMDANLLHISYEGLVLEDPSHAPEDDMWRWTVSPKDAPDKSEIIEIGYEKGDPVSINGKKMSPAEILTELNRLGAKHGIGRLDIVENRSVGMKSRGCYETPGGTIMLKAHRAIESITLDRGAAHLKDEIMPKYAELVYNGYWWSPERNMLQALIDKSQEHVNGSVKVELYKGNVIILGRNSKDDNLFSEAYCTFEEDSVYDQKDAAGFIKLNALRFIIARKNGRKFD; encoded by the coding sequence ATGAAAAAAGACGTAAAAAAAGTGGTTTTAGCATACTCTGGCGGACTTGACACAAGTATCATTTTAAAATGGCTTCAAGATGAATATAACTGCGAAGTAGTCACATTTACAGCTGACATTGGCCAAGGCGAAGAGCTAGAGCCTGCACGCAAAAAAGCCCTAGCACTTGGCGTGAAGCCTGAAAATATTTTTATAGAAGATTTAAGAGAAGAATTTGTACGTGATTATGTATTTCCAATGTTTAGAGCCAATGCGGTCTACGAGGGTGAGTATCTGCTTGGCACATCGATAGCGCGCCCACTAATAGCAAAACGCCAAAGTGAGATCGCAAGACTTGTTGGTGCTGATGGTGTGAGCCACGGAGCAACAGGCAAAGGCAACGACCAAGTTCGCTTTGAGCTTGGATACTACGCGCTTGGCGACAATCTAACTATCATAGCTCCTTGGCGTGAGTGGGATCTAAACAGCCGTGAAAAACTTTTGGCATACGCTGAGAAAAACGGCATAGATATCACTAAAAAACCAGGCAAAAGCCCATACTCAATGGACGCAAATTTACTTCACATAAGCTATGAAGGTCTAGTGCTTGAAGACCCAAGTCACGCACCAGAAGATGATATGTGGAGATGGACAGTAAGCCCAAAAGATGCTCCAGATAAGAGCGAGATCATCGAGATCGGCTATGAAAAAGGCGATCCAGTAAGCATAAACGGCAAAAAAATGAGCCCAGCTGAAATTTTAACCGAGCTAAACCGCCTTGGCGCAAAACACGGCATCGGCAGACTTGACATCGTAGAGAACCGCTCAGTTGGTATGAAGAGTCGTGGTTGCTACGAAACACCTGGTGGTACGATAATGCTAAAAGCTCACCGCGCGATCGAGAGCATCACGCTTGATCGCGGTGCAGCTCACTTAAAAGATGAGATCATGCCAAAATACGCCGAGCTAGTTTACAACGGCTACTGGTGGTCTCCTGAGCGAAATATGCTCCAAGCGCTCATCGACAAGAGCCAAGAACACGTAAATGGCTCTGTAAAAGTTGAGCTTTATAAAGGCAATGTGATCATCCTTGGCAGAAACAGCAAAGATGATAATCTATTTAGTGAGGCATACTGCACATTTGAGGAAGATAGCGTTTATGACCAAAAAGATGCAGCTGGATTTATCAAACTAAACGCACTTCGCTTTATAATCGCACGCAAAAATGGGCGAAAATTTGACTAA
- the rplI gene encoding 50S ribosomal protein L9, with protein sequence MKVLLIKDVKALGKAGEIKEVKDGYGNNFLIGKGFAKAATPDVLRQYEVAQKRKAEELKYEIANLEKLKEELEKVTVVIKKTLGANGSLFGSVSKEEIAAELEKTHHLVVEKKAIDMDTHLKAVGLYDVHVKLGHSINASLKVDVQGE encoded by the coding sequence ATGAAAGTATTATTAATAAAAGATGTAAAGGCACTTGGCAAAGCTGGCGAGATAAAAGAGGTAAAAGACGGCTACGGCAACAACTTCTTAATCGGCAAAGGCTTTGCAAAAGCAGCTACTCCAGACGTTCTTCGCCAATATGAAGTAGCTCAAAAAAGAAAGGCCGAAGAGCTAAAATATGAGATCGCAAATTTAGAAAAGCTTAAAGAAGAGCTTGAAAAAGTAACAGTTGTTATCAAAAAAACTCTTGGTGCAAATGGCTCACTTTTTGGCTCAGTCTCAAAAGAGGAGATCGCAGCAGAGCTTGAAAAAACTCATCATTTAGTTGTCGAGAAAAAAGCGATTGACATGGATACACATCTAAAAGCAGTCGGCCTTTATGACGTTCATGTAAAGCTTGGACACTCGATAAATGCGAGCTTGAAGGTTGATGTGCAAGGAGAGTAG
- the hslV gene encoding ATP-dependent protease subunit HslV, with protein sequence MFHATTILAYKGKNKAVIGGDGQVSFGNTVLKGNAVKIRKIHNGKVLAGFAGSTADAFNLFDMFEKNLEHTKGDLLKAVIEFSKEWRKDKYLRKLEAMMLVLDRDKIFLLSGTGDVVEPEDGKIAAIGSGGNYALSAARALDKFADIDEEELVKESLKIAGEICIYTNTNIKTYVLE encoded by the coding sequence ATGTTTCATGCGACAACCATCTTAGCCTACAAAGGCAAAAATAAAGCTGTCATCGGCGGCGACGGACAAGTGAGCTTTGGCAACACCGTCTTAAAAGGAAATGCCGTAAAAATTCGCAAAATTCATAACGGTAAAGTCCTAGCTGGTTTTGCTGGTAGCACTGCTGATGCGTTTAATCTTTTTGATATGTTTGAGAAAAATTTAGAGCATACGAAGGGTGATTTGCTAAAAGCAGTTATAGAATTTAGCAAAGAGTGGCGCAAAGACAAGTATCTAAGAAAGCTTGAGGCGATGATGCTTGTGCTTGATAGGGATAAAATTTTCTTACTTAGTGGCACTGGAGATGTTGTCGAGCCAGAAGATGGCAAGATAGCAGCTATCGGAAGTGGTGGCAACTACGCACTTTCAGCGGCTCGTGCCTTAGATAAATTTGCCGATATCGACGAAGAAGAGCTAGTCAAAGAGAGTCTCAAGATCGCCGGCGAAATTTGCATCTATACAAATACAAACATCAAAACTTATGTTTTAGAATAA
- the hslU gene encoding HslU--HslV peptidase ATPase subunit has protein sequence MNLTPREIVKFLDDYVIGQKDAKKIIAIALRNRYRRMKLEKSLQDDIMPKNILMIGSTGVGKTEIARRLSKMMGLPFIKVEASKYTEVGFVGRDVESMVRDLATASYNLVKNEQSEKNQDKINAYIEEKIVSKLLPPLPKGASEEKQAEYAKSYEKMLNRLRNGELDELSIEIEVQQNPLEAGSNVPPDMAQMQESFIKIIGIGGKNIKKEMKVKDAKKALQSEANDKILDLESIKTEALRRAENEGIIFIDEIDKVAVGSGSSNRQDPSKEGVQRDLLPIVEGSNVNTKFGNLKTDHILFIAAGAFHISKPSDLIPELQGRFPLRVELDSLDEDALYQILTQPKNSLLKQYIALLSTENVELEFDDEAIKEIARIAHAANEKMEDIGARRLHTVIERVIEDISFEASEKSGEKINVTKELVKERLKDVVEDQDLARYIL, from the coding sequence ATGAACTTAACACCAAGAGAAATTGTTAAATTTTTAGATGACTATGTGATCGGTCAAAAGGACGCCAAAAAGATCATAGCGATCGCGCTTCGCAACAGATATCGCCGCATGAAGCTTGAAAAAAGCCTGCAAGATGACATCATGCCAAAAAACATTTTGATGATCGGCTCAACTGGCGTTGGTAAAACTGAGATCGCAAGGCGTCTTTCAAAGATGATGGGACTACCATTTATCAAGGTCGAGGCTAGTAAATATACTGAGGTTGGTTTTGTCGGCCGTGATGTTGAGAGTATGGTAAGAGACCTTGCTACGGCATCATATAATCTCGTAAAAAACGAGCAAAGCGAGAAAAACCAAGACAAAATCAACGCCTACATCGAAGAAAAGATTGTCTCAAAGCTACTTCCACCACTTCCAAAAGGTGCTAGCGAAGAAAAGCAAGCAGAGTACGCTAAGAGCTATGAAAAGATGCTAAATAGGCTAAGAAACGGCGAGCTTGACGAGCTAAGTATCGAGATCGAGGTACAGCAAAATCCGCTTGAAGCTGGCTCAAACGTACCACCTGATATGGCGCAGATGCAAGAGAGCTTTATAAAGATAATTGGCATCGGCGGTAAAAATATCAAAAAAGAGATGAAGGTAAAAGATGCCAAAAAAGCCCTTCAAAGCGAAGCAAATGATAAAATTTTAGACCTTGAGAGCATAAAAACTGAGGCTTTAAGAAGAGCTGAAAACGAAGGTATCATCTTTATAGACGAGATCGACAAAGTAGCCGTTGGCTCAGGTAGCTCAAATAGACAAGATCCTAGCAAAGAAGGCGTGCAAAGAGACTTGCTGCCTATCGTTGAAGGCTCAAATGTAAATACCAAATTTGGAAATTTAAAGACAGATCATATTTTATTTATCGCTGCTGGTGCCTTTCATATAAGCAAACCAAGCGATCTCATCCCTGAGCTTCAAGGCCGTTTTCCACTAAGAGTCGAGCTAGATAGCCTTGATGAGGATGCGCTTTATCAAATTTTAACTCAGCCAAAAAATTCGCTTTTAAAACAATATATCGCACTTCTTTCAACTGAAAATGTTGAGCTAGAATTTGACGATGAAGCGATAAAAGAGATAGCTAGGATCGCTCACGCAGCAAATGAAAAGATGGAAGACATCGGTGCTAGACGCCTTCACACGGTGATCGAGCGCGTGATAGAAGATATCAGCTTTGAGGCTAGCGAAAAGAGTGGCGAAAAGATAAACGTGACAAAAGAGCTCGTAAAAGAGCGCCTAAAAGACGTGGTTGAGGATCAAGACCTAGCGAGGTATATACTTTGA